One window of Alkaliphilus metalliredigens QYMF genomic DNA carries:
- a CDS encoding HpcH/HpaI aldolase/citrate lyase family protein, with amino-acid sequence MERLRRTMLFMPGNNPSMLQNAGILGADSIILDLEDAVSISEKDAARILVRSAIKTIDFYDSEVVVRINPLSSGFGLGDVAEIAKVKPDALMVTKATRADVKTVCEMLTKIEAEEGFEKNSIKLFPLVESAYGIETIHEIITSSERVIGILLGGEDLTADLGIQRTPEGEEISYARAKVVSACRAHKIDAIDTPFADLNDCQGFERDIAKCKSLGMTGKAAINPRQVDTIHEIFAPTQEEIRYAQGVIEAMEEAQREGKGVFSMDGKMIDAPIIARAENVIQKAKRTGLM; translated from the coding sequence ATGGAAAGGCTCAGAAGAACAATGCTATTTATGCCAGGAAATAATCCCAGTATGCTACAAAATGCAGGCATTCTTGGGGCAGATAGTATTATTTTAGATCTTGAGGATGCAGTTAGTATTTCTGAAAAAGATGCGGCTAGAATACTGGTTAGAAGTGCCATTAAAACCATCGATTTTTATGATTCTGAGGTTGTGGTGAGAATTAATCCCCTTTCCTCTGGTTTTGGATTAGGTGATGTGGCGGAAATAGCTAAGGTGAAACCTGATGCATTGATGGTCACAAAGGCAACGAGAGCAGATGTCAAGACCGTCTGTGAAATGCTTACGAAAATTGAAGCAGAAGAAGGATTTGAAAAGAACAGCATCAAGCTTTTTCCTTTAGTTGAAAGTGCCTATGGAATTGAAACCATACATGAGATTATTACCTCCTCTGAACGGGTAATCGGAATTTTGTTGGGTGGAGAGGATCTGACGGCTGATCTTGGAATCCAGCGAACACCAGAAGGCGAAGAAATCTCTTATGCAAGAGCCAAAGTTGTTTCTGCCTGCAGAGCACATAAAATTGATGCCATCGACACGCCCTTTGCGGATTTAAATGACTGTCAGGGGTTCGAGAGGGATATTGCTAAATGCAAATCATTAGGGATGACGGGGAAGGCTGCCATCAACCCTAGACAAGTAGATACAATCCATGAGATTTTTGCTCCTACTCAGGAGGAAATCAGATATGCCCAAGGAGTCATTGAGGCAATGGAAGAAGCACAGCGAGAGGGTAAGGGTGTGTTTTCTATGGACGGTAAAATGATTGATGCACCGATTATCGCTAGAGCAGAAAATGTGATTCAAAAAGCAAAGCGTACAGGTTTGATGTAA
- the citD gene encoding citrate lyase acyl carrier protein codes for MNIKTAAKAGTMESNDIYIMVQPKDDGGIIIDLESIVMDQFGKQIRQVIEQTLMELEIKNIHMIAKDRGALDYTIKARVETAVKRGM; via the coding sequence ATGAATATTAAAACCGCAGCAAAGGCTGGAACCATGGAATCAAACGATATCTATATTATGGTTCAGCCAAAGGATGACGGGGGCATTATCATTGATCTTGAAAGTATTGTCATGGATCAGTTTGGCAAGCAAATTAGACAGGTGATAGAACAGACATTAATGGAATTAGAGATTAAAAATATCCATATGATTGCTAAAGACAGAGGTGCCCTAGATTATACCATAAAAGCAAGAGTTGAAACAGCAGTCAAAAGAGGAATGTAA
- a CDS encoding Fe-S-containing hydro-lyase, translating to MSKKITMPLTAEKVKSLKAGDSVLLTGMIYTARDAAHKRLVDLLEAGEDLPIELQDQVIYYVGPTPAKEGQPIGSAGPTTSYRMDSYTPALLEQGLKGMIGKGLRGESVITAIKQQGAVYFAAIGGASALMAKCVKSAEIIAYEDLGAEAIRKLYVEDLPLIVVIDAKGNNYYEIGQEEYLKTLR from the coding sequence ATGAGTAAAAAAATAACCATGCCTCTGACAGCAGAAAAGGTCAAGAGTTTAAAGGCAGGAGACAGCGTCTTATTGACTGGTATGATCTATACAGCTCGAGATGCTGCCCATAAAAGATTGGTGGATCTTCTAGAAGCAGGTGAGGACCTGCCCATTGAACTTCAAGATCAAGTGATTTATTATGTGGGACCCACCCCAGCAAAAGAAGGACAGCCCATCGGTTCAGCAGGACCCACAACCAGTTATCGAATGGATTCCTACACCCCTGCACTTTTGGAACAGGGTTTAAAGGGAATGATTGGAAAGGGACTTCGGGGGGAATCAGTGATAACGGCAATAAAGCAACAGGGAGCGGTATACTTTGCAGCCATCGGTGGCGCATCAGCCCTCATGGCTAAATGTGTTAAATCAGCTGAAATCATAGCATATGAAGACTTAGGGGCAGAGGCTATCAGAAAGCTTTATGTGGAGGATCTTCCATTGATCGTTGTGATTGATGCGAAAGGAAACAACTATTATGAAATTGGCCAGGAAGAATATTTAAAAACACTAAGGTAG
- a CDS encoding fumarate hydratase → MRELHVSKIIETVKKLCIDANYYLGQDIRDRFKEAKEREDFPMAENILDILIENADIAQNEQRPMCQDTGMAVVFIEIGQEVHVIGGSLEEAINEGVRQGYTEGYLRKSVVGDPIERINTKDNTPAVIHYEIIPGDGFKVTVAPKGFGSENMSQLKMLKPADGVEGIKEFVLQVVKEAGPNPCPPIVVGIGIGGTFDKAAFLAKKALLRSTSERNPKSLYERLEEELLVAINDLGIGPQGFGGRTTALAVNIETYGTHIAGLPVAVNINCHATRHSEAHI, encoded by the coding sequence ATGAGAGAATTACATGTTTCAAAGATTATTGAAACAGTTAAAAAACTCTGTATCGATGCAAATTATTATCTTGGACAAGACATAAGAGATCGATTTAAAGAAGCAAAGGAACGAGAAGATTTTCCTATGGCTGAAAACATTCTTGATATACTCATTGAGAATGCAGATATTGCTCAAAATGAACAGAGGCCCATGTGTCAGGATACAGGAATGGCCGTAGTCTTTATTGAAATAGGACAAGAGGTACATGTCATTGGTGGGAGTCTAGAAGAGGCAATCAATGAAGGGGTACGTCAGGGCTATACTGAGGGATATTTAAGAAAATCTGTGGTAGGGGATCCAATTGAAAGGATCAACACAAAGGACAATACACCGGCTGTGATTCACTATGAGATTATTCCTGGGGATGGCTTTAAAGTCACGGTTGCACCCAAGGGATTTGGAAGTGAGAATATGAGTCAGCTGAAGATGTTAAAACCGGCTGATGGGGTTGAAGGCATTAAGGAGTTTGTCCTACAGGTAGTGAAGGAGGCGGGGCCTAACCCTTGCCCCCCTATTGTTGTGGGGATCGGGATTGGTGGTACATTTGATAAAGCAGCCTTTCTTGCAAAAAAGGCCCTTTTGAGGTCTACAAGTGAAAGAAATCCGAAGTCACTTTATGAAAGATTAGAAGAAGAATTATTAGTTGCAATAAATGATTTAGGAATCGGACCCCAGGGCTTTGGGGGCAGAACCACAGCACTTGCGGTGAATATCGAGACCTATGGTACCCATATAGCAGGATTACCCGTTGCGGTGAACATCAACTGCCATGCAACGAGACATAGTGAAGCCCATATATAG
- a CDS encoding methylaspartate ammonia-lyase has translation MKIIDIVCSSGRTGFYFDDQRAIKQGAQQDGFTYIGEAVTEGFSSVRQAGESISIMFILEDGQTAYGDCAAVQYSGAGGRDPLFLADDFIPIIEQHIAPRLIGRDVTGFKALAEEFDGMMVKGERLHTAIRYGITQAILDAAAKVKRMTMAEVIKEEYQTNVALKRIPIFTQCGDDRYNNVDKMIIKGADVLPHALINNVDTKLGRDGGKLKEYIGWLKNRIETLRASEQEDFIMHIDVYGTIGIAFDNDVEKMSSYLGELEKAAAPFKLRIEGPMDVENREEQVKALKALRVTLKEKGIAVELVADEWCNTWEDIKLFVDEEAADMVQIKTPDLGGINNIVEALLYCKEKGVGAYSGGTCNETDRSAQVCTNIAIACGADQCLAKPGMGVDEGFMIVNNEMNRVLALAKRRELLLSETVQEMTRSAM, from the coding sequence ATGAAAATTATAGATATTGTATGCTCATCAGGAAGAACTGGATTTTACTTTGACGATCAGCGAGCCATCAAGCAAGGGGCCCAACAGGATGGATTCACCTATATAGGGGAGGCAGTGACAGAGGGGTTTTCAAGTGTTAGACAGGCGGGAGAATCTATCTCTATCATGTTTATTTTAGAGGATGGTCAAACAGCATATGGTGATTGTGCAGCGGTGCAATACTCTGGTGCCGGAGGACGGGATCCATTATTTTTAGCAGATGACTTTATACCAATTATAGAGCAGCACATCGCACCAAGATTAATTGGAAGAGATGTAACAGGATTTAAAGCGCTTGCAGAGGAATTTGACGGGATGATGGTAAAGGGTGAGCGACTTCACACAGCCATTAGATATGGCATTACCCAAGCGATTTTAGATGCAGCAGCTAAGGTTAAAAGGATGACCATGGCAGAGGTAATCAAAGAAGAGTATCAAACAAATGTAGCATTAAAAAGAATCCCTATTTTTACCCAGTGTGGGGATGATCGATATAACAATGTAGATAAAATGATTATTAAGGGGGCCGATGTTCTGCCTCATGCCTTAATCAATAATGTGGACACGAAGCTGGGTCGAGACGGTGGTAAGCTCAAGGAATATATAGGCTGGTTAAAGAATCGAATCGAGACCCTAAGAGCCAGTGAACAAGAAGACTTCATCATGCATATCGATGTATATGGAACAATCGGTATCGCCTTTGATAACGATGTTGAAAAAATGAGCAGTTATCTTGGAGAGCTTGAAAAAGCAGCTGCTCCATTTAAATTAAGAATAGAAGGTCCTATGGATGTTGAGAATAGAGAAGAGCAAGTAAAGGCCCTAAAGGCGTTACGGGTGACATTGAAGGAAAAAGGTATCGCTGTTGAATTAGTTGCAGACGAATGGTGTAACACCTGGGAAGACATTAAGTTATTTGTGGATGAAGAAGCTGCAGATATGGTTCAAATCAAGACTCCGGATCTTGGTGGCATTAATAATATTGTAGAGGCCCTTTTATACTGTAAGGAAAAGGGTGTGGGAGCCTACTCCGGTGGTACCTGCAATGAAACAGACAGATCTGCTCAGGTATGTACAAATATCGCCATTGCTTGTGGTGCTGATCAATGCCTTGCAAAGCCAGGAATGGGTGTAGATGAAGGCTTTATGATTGTGAATAACGAAATGAATAGAGTCCTTGCCTTAGCAAAGAGACGGGAGCTCTTATTATCAGAAACCGTACAAGAAATGACGAGGAGTGCGATGTAA
- a CDS encoding methylaspartate mutase subunit E has protein sequence MELKNKKLSEESFFQERKEVLTHWVTGKDVDLQEAVDYLKQIPKHKNFALKMRKAKADGITLAQPRAGVALVDEHIKLLQYLQNEGGADLLPNTIDSYTRQNRYQEGQAAIDESMRENRSMLNGFPVVNHGVHNCRKVLDAVELPLQARHGTPDARLLTEIIHAGGWTSNEGGGISYNIPYAKSISLEKTIRHWQYCDRVTGLYEEMGVEINREPFGPLTGTLVPPSMSNAVAIIEGLLAAEQGVKNLTLGYGQCGNLTQDVAAIRALEEQATEYFKEYGYEIDLTTVLHQWMGGFPADEAKSFGVISWGAATAALAGATKVIVKTPHEAMGIPTMEANAQGIRSTKQTLNLLKGQRLSISKDLGMEKELIKAETKCILDKVFELGNGDLAVGAVKAFETGVMDIPFAPSNYNAGKILPARDNNGAVRYLEFGNIPMNKEIKDFNNQLLAERAKLEGREVSFQMVVDDIYAVGKGTLVGRPEIK, from the coding sequence ATGGAACTGAAGAATAAAAAGTTGAGTGAAGAAAGTTTTTTCCAAGAACGCAAAGAGGTGCTGACCCATTGGGTTACTGGTAAAGACGTTGATTTACAAGAGGCAGTGGATTATTTAAAACAGATCCCTAAGCATAAGAACTTTGCGCTGAAAATGAGGAAGGCTAAGGCAGATGGTATCACCTTAGCACAACCAAGGGCAGGGGTAGCCTTAGTTGATGAGCATATTAAATTATTACAATACCTTCAAAATGAAGGTGGTGCAGATTTACTGCCTAATACAATTGATAGTTATACAAGACAAAATAGATATCAAGAGGGTCAAGCAGCCATCGATGAAAGCATGAGAGAAAACCGCTCTATGCTCAATGGGTTTCCTGTTGTCAATCATGGGGTACACAATTGTAGAAAAGTCCTAGACGCAGTTGAGCTACCACTACAGGCAAGACATGGTACGCCAGATGCAAGATTACTAACAGAGATTATTCATGCAGGTGGATGGACGTCAAACGAAGGTGGCGGTATCTCTTATAATATTCCCTATGCAAAAAGCATTAGTCTAGAGAAAACCATACGTCATTGGCAATATTGTGACCGGGTGACAGGATTATATGAAGAGATGGGTGTTGAAATAAATAGAGAGCCATTTGGACCCCTAACAGGAACCCTTGTTCCACCTAGTATGTCTAATGCAGTGGCCATTATTGAAGGATTGTTAGCGGCTGAGCAGGGTGTCAAAAACCTAACATTAGGCTATGGACAATGCGGAAACTTAACCCAGGATGTGGCTGCCATTAGAGCACTGGAAGAACAAGCAACGGAATACTTTAAGGAATATGGATACGAGATCGATCTGACAACGGTACTGCATCAATGGATGGGTGGATTTCCGGCAGATGAAGCAAAATCATTCGGTGTGATTTCATGGGGAGCAGCCACAGCAGCATTGGCAGGCGCCACAAAGGTAATTGTCAAGACACCACATGAGGCCATGGGGATACCAACAATGGAAGCTAATGCACAGGGAATCAGATCCACAAAGCAGACATTAAACCTACTTAAGGGACAGCGACTTTCAATTTCAAAGGATCTTGGAATGGAAAAGGAACTGATAAAAGCAGAGACAAAGTGTATTTTAGACAAGGTATTTGAACTGGGAAATGGAGACCTAGCGGTAGGGGCTGTTAAGGCCTTCGAAACAGGTGTCATGGATATTCCCTTTGCTCCAAGTAATTACAATGCAGGTAAGATTCTACCAGCCAGAGACAATAATGGCGCAGTGAGATATTTAGAGTTTGGAAATATTCCAATGAACAAGGAAATAAAGGATTTCAATAATCAACTATTAGCTGAAAGAGCCAAACTAGAAGGACGAGAAGTGAGCTTCCAAATGGTTGTAGATGATATATATGCTGTAGGAAAAGGGACCCTTGTGGGGAGACCGGAAATCAAGTAA
- the glmS gene encoding methylaspartate mutase subunit S produces the protein MMKTNIVLGVIGADCHAVGNKVLDYAFTQGGFEVINIGVLSAQEDFINAAIETNAAAILVSSLYGHGEMDCRGLREKCEEAGLKDILLYAGGNLVVGKQDFDSVKERFEKMGFDRVYAPGTSPDAGIADLKTDLAEAEEMAHYKQDFKKVS, from the coding sequence ATGATGAAAACAAATATTGTACTTGGTGTTATTGGAGCAGATTGTCACGCGGTAGGAAATAAGGTGCTTGATTATGCATTTACACAGGGTGGCTTTGAGGTAATCAATATTGGGGTCCTCAGTGCACAGGAGGATTTTATCAACGCAGCAATTGAAACAAATGCAGCAGCGATTCTTGTCTCTTCTCTTTATGGACACGGAGAAATGGATTGTCGAGGATTAAGAGAAAAGTGTGAAGAAGCAGGGCTAAAGGATATTCTTTTATATGCTGGTGGAAACCTTGTGGTAGGAAAGCAGGACTTTGATTCTGTAAAGGAAAGATTTGAAAAAATGGGATTTGACCGAGTGTATGCCCCAGGAACTTCACCAGACGCAGGAATAGCGGATTTGAAGACGGATCTAGCAGAAGCAGAAGAAATGGCACACTACAAGCAAGACTTTAAAAAGGTTTCATAA
- a CDS encoding GntR family transcriptional regulator, with the protein MKIDKQSGVPIYIQIKNTIMDDIKDGTLKIGDKLPTERELSQKMNVSRNTISSAYKLLEREGVLVSYQGRGTFVGEEEQTWKQHNIKDKVFRMIDLALEEAIETGFDTKEFISIVKERVKEKEAVIKNMNALFVECNIEQARYFAKELSKITDINVLPMTIAELQSRNQTNEQLLKEAQIIITTFNHINQVKNLIVDQQKEVCGVAINPSLETIVKIAKYPKKTKFGQICLSKEFQFKVQYALESAGLDNLEMMCSVSQEEEEVLKVIDASDVIIVSPGRKESIRQLVKGKKDVIGFDYFLDQYSVKAIISKVIEIKRHL; encoded by the coding sequence ATGAAAATAGATAAGCAAAGTGGTGTACCTATTTACATACAAATCAAAAACACCATCATGGATGACATCAAAGACGGTACCCTAAAGATAGGTGATAAGCTTCCAACTGAAAGAGAATTATCTCAAAAAATGAATGTCAGTAGAAACACAATTTCTTCGGCATATAAGCTGCTAGAGCGGGAAGGTGTTTTGGTTTCCTATCAAGGTAGGGGCACATTTGTTGGGGAAGAAGAACAAACATGGAAACAGCACAATATTAAGGATAAAGTTTTTAGAATGATTGATTTAGCATTGGAAGAAGCCATTGAGACAGGCTTTGATACAAAGGAATTTATCAGTATTGTGAAGGAAAGAGTCAAGGAAAAAGAAGCAGTCATTAAAAACATGAATGCCCTATTTGTAGAATGTAATATCGAACAGGCAAGATATTTTGCTAAAGAGTTAAGTAAAATTACAGATATCAATGTCTTACCAATGACCATCGCTGAACTTCAAAGTAGAAATCAAACAAATGAACAGTTATTGAAGGAAGCCCAAATCATTATTACGACATTTAACCATATTAATCAAGTGAAAAATTTGATTGTGGACCAACAGAAGGAGGTATGTGGCGTTGCCATCAATCCAAGTCTGGAAACAATCGTCAAGATTGCAAAATACCCCAAGAAAACAAAGTTTGGTCAAATCTGTCTTTCAAAGGAATTTCAATTTAAGGTTCAATATGCATTAGAATCGGCTGGATTAGATAATCTTGAGATGATGTGTTCAGTCAGTCAAGAGGAAGAAGAAGTGTTAAAAGTGATTGATGCATCGGATGTGATCATTGTGTCACCGGGAAGAAAAGAAAGCATAAGACAGCTTGTAAAAGGCAAGAAAGATGTTATTGGCTTTGATTATTTTTTAGATCAGTACTCGGTTAAAGCAATTATATCGAAGGTTATCGAAATTAAAAGACACTTATAA
- the ilvB gene encoding biosynthetic-type acetolactate synthase large subunit, whose protein sequence is MMKYSGAEIIIRLLEEQGINIITGIPGGGNLPMYNALAKSTQIQHILARHEQGAGFISQGMARTTGKTAVCFATSGPGVTNLLTAIADAKLDSVPIVAITGQVPSSFVGTDAFQEVDTCGLAIPITKHNFFVRSAQELFHIIPEAFKIASSGRPGPVIVDIPKDVQMAEIELENWPILTDESPLHDNGKKTSIPNETKISLDEIEKIANMINSSKRPLFYIGGGILQSNSHELLHQLAKKNHIPVASTLMGLGCFPSKDSLYLGMLGMHGAPYTNLILNETDLLIAFGVRFDDRATGNIAKFCPDASIIHVDIDPAELDKNKATHFSMAADIGLVLQALIPLIHLDPRSKWIEEVAAIKKANPLYTPEDNDFYHPVNFIKEISNIVDSDTIITTDVGQHQMWVAQTYPFEKPRTLLTSGGLGTMGFGLPTAIGAALANPTKKVICISGDGSILMNIQELATLADHNLNIKVIILNNGCLGLVRQLQEFFFDENYIASSFTTHPNFAAIATAFGIEGFDFKDTKQPIAQLQKLLSASGPCVINVPIDPRENVLPIVPPGAGNHQMIGVRKGA, encoded by the coding sequence ATGATGAAGTATAGTGGTGCTGAAATTATCATTAGATTATTGGAGGAGCAAGGAATCAATATCATTACTGGCATTCCTGGTGGAGGCAATCTTCCCATGTACAATGCCCTTGCTAAAAGTACTCAGATACAACACATCCTTGCAAGACATGAGCAGGGTGCCGGCTTCATCTCCCAAGGGATGGCCAGAACCACTGGCAAAACCGCAGTTTGTTTTGCTACCTCAGGTCCAGGTGTCACAAACCTGTTAACAGCCATTGCCGATGCAAAATTGGACTCAGTTCCAATTGTTGCAATCACAGGACAAGTTCCTTCTTCATTTGTAGGTACTGATGCTTTTCAAGAAGTAGATACATGTGGTTTAGCCATTCCCATAACCAAGCACAACTTTTTCGTACGATCAGCCCAGGAATTATTTCATATTATTCCAGAGGCCTTTAAGATTGCATCATCAGGAAGGCCTGGTCCTGTTATTGTGGATATCCCTAAGGATGTTCAGATGGCGGAAATAGAGCTTGAGAATTGGCCTATCCTCACTGATGAAAGTCCTTTGCATGACAATGGCAAGAAAACTAGCATCCCAAATGAAACCAAAATCAGTTTAGACGAAATTGAAAAAATAGCTAACATGATCAACAGTTCAAAAAGGCCTTTGTTTTATATCGGAGGAGGAATCCTCCAGTCTAATTCCCATGAGCTTTTACATCAATTGGCTAAGAAAAATCACATACCTGTGGCCTCCACATTAATGGGATTAGGATGTTTTCCCTCAAAGGACAGTCTTTATTTAGGAATGCTTGGGATGCATGGGGCTCCCTATACAAACCTCATTTTAAATGAAACAGATTTATTGATCGCCTTTGGTGTGCGCTTTGATGACCGAGCAACAGGCAATATTGCTAAGTTTTGTCCTGATGCTTCCATCATCCATGTAGACATTGATCCTGCCGAGTTGGATAAAAACAAAGCCACTCATTTTTCAATGGCAGCAGATATTGGTCTTGTACTACAGGCGCTGATCCCATTAATTCATTTGGATCCTCGAAGCAAATGGATTGAGGAAGTAGCAGCCATCAAAAAGGCAAACCCCTTGTATACTCCTGAAGATAATGATTTTTATCATCCGGTAAATTTTATAAAGGAAATTAGTAATATAGTAGATTCTGATACCATCATCACAACAGATGTTGGACAGCACCAAATGTGGGTTGCCCAGACCTATCCCTTTGAAAAACCTCGTACTTTACTGACATCAGGTGGTTTAGGTACAATGGGATTTGGATTACCCACTGCCATTGGTGCCGCCTTGGCAAATCCGACTAAAAAGGTCATTTGCATCAGTGGTGATGGTTCTATTCTAATGAACATACAGGAGCTTGCCACCTTAGCAGATCATAACTTAAATATCAAAGTGATCATTCTAAACAATGGATGTCTAGGCCTTGTTCGGCAGCTACAGGAGTTCTTTTTTGACGAGAATTATATTGCCTCTAGCTTTACGACCCATCCAAACTTCGCTGCCATTGCCACCGCCTTTGGTATTGAGGGCTTTGATTTTAAGGACACGAAACAACCCATTGCACAGTTGCAAAAATTATTATCAGCATCAGGTCCCTGTGTTATTAATGTCCCAATAGATCCTAGGGAAAACGTGCTACCCATCGTTCCTCCAGGAGCAGGAAATCATCAAATGATTGGAGTGAGAAAAGGTGCCTAA
- the ilvN gene encoding acetolactate synthase small subunit, which produces MPKNINIIIQLTVNNHPGVMSQITGLFTRRAFNLEGILCGRLESTQVSRMYLLVKRDHQVEQIVKQLEKLYDVLDVSLSESYDFMLFDQVHELIKGNSSS; this is translated from the coding sequence GTGCCTAAAAATATAAATATCATTATTCAATTGACTGTTAACAATCATCCAGGGGTAATGTCTCAGATTACAGGGCTCTTTACACGACGGGCCTTCAACCTAGAAGGAATCCTATGTGGTAGATTAGAAAGTACTCAGGTAAGTCGGATGTATTTATTGGTTAAAAGAGACCATCAAGTTGAACAGATTGTTAAGCAGTTGGAAAAGCTATATGATGTATTAGATGTGTCCCTATCTGAAAGCTATGATTTCATGCTATTTGACCAGGTTCATGAATTGATTAAAGGAAATTCATCATCATAA
- a CDS encoding DUF1846 domain-containing protein has product MKIGFDHEKYLEEQSKYILERVNYYDKLYLEFGGKLLCDLHAKRVLPGFNENAKIELLHKLKEKVEVVICVYAGDIERNKMRGDFGITYDMETLRLIDDLRAYELDVNSVVITRFDGQPATTVFINKLQRRGIKVYTHSKTKGYPTDVDTIVSDEGYGKNPYIETTKPIVVVTAPGPGSGKLATCLSQLYHEHKRGKAAGYSKFETFPVWNVPLKHPLNIAYEAATVDLKDVNLIDSFHAEAYGKIAVNYNRDIETFPVLRRIIEKITGDESVYQSPTDMGVNRVGFGIIDDEVIKEASKQEIIRRYFKVGCEYKKGHEDKETFDSSKLIMEEIKLKEEDRSVVIPARERSSRLKEESNNNGDANKSEIYPAMAIEFHDGTILTGKGSDEMNAGAALILNAVKYFANISDEIHLISPVILEPIRSLKSKTLGNINTALNCEEVLIALSICAATNPTAQVAMEKLAMLKGCQAHSTTILSLNDEQIFRKLGIDITADAEYPTESLYYMLL; this is encoded by the coding sequence ATGAAAATCGGATTTGATCATGAAAAATATTTAGAAGAGCAATCGAAGTATATTCTAGAACGGGTAAATTATTATGACAAGCTCTATCTAGAATTTGGCGGGAAATTATTATGTGACCTTCATGCCAAGAGAGTGTTACCAGGATTCAATGAAAATGCAAAAATTGAGCTACTGCATAAGCTAAAGGAAAAAGTTGAAGTGGTCATTTGTGTCTATGCAGGAGATATCGAAAGAAACAAAATGAGAGGCGACTTTGGGATTACCTATGATATGGAGACCCTGAGACTGATTGATGACCTGAGAGCATATGAGCTTGATGTCAACAGTGTCGTCATCACAAGATTTGATGGACAACCTGCAACAACTGTTTTTATTAATAAGCTTCAACGAAGAGGAATCAAGGTGTATACCCACAGCAAAACAAAGGGATACCCGACAGATGTGGATACCATTGTGAGTGACGAGGGATATGGTAAAAACCCTTATATTGAAACCACAAAGCCTATTGTTGTTGTCACTGCACCGGGACCAGGAAGTGGAAAGCTAGCCACCTGTCTGAGTCAGCTTTATCATGAGCATAAACGAGGAAAAGCTGCTGGTTATTCAAAGTTCGAAACATTCCCCGTATGGAATGTGCCATTAAAGCACCCCCTAAACATCGCCTATGAAGCTGCAACAGTGGACCTGAAGGATGTCAATTTAATTGATTCATTCCATGCAGAGGCCTATGGCAAGATTGCAGTCAATTACAACCGGGATATCGAGACATTCCCAGTACTGAGGCGGATTATTGAAAAGATCACAGGAGACGAATCAGTCTACCAATCCCCTACAGACATGGGAGTCAATCGAGTGGGATTTGGAATTATTGACGATGAGGTAATCAAGGAAGCATCTAAGCAGGAGATCATCAGACGATACTTCAAAGTAGGCTGTGAGTATAAAAAAGGCCATGAAGACAAGGAAACATTTGATAGTTCCAAACTGATTATGGAGGAGATCAAGTTAAAGGAAGAAGACAGAAGTGTTGTGATTCCTGCAAGAGAGCGTTCCTCTAGATTAAAAGAAGAGTCCAATAATAATGGTGACGCCAATAAAAGCGAAATCTATCCTGCTATGGCAATTGAGTTTCATGATGGAACTATATTAACTGGGAAAGGCTCCGATGAGATGAATGCTGGGGCGGCTCTCATATTAAATGCCGTGAAGTATTTTGCCAATATATCCGATGAAATTCATTTGATTTCACCGGTAATATTAGAACCTATTAGAAGTCTAAAATCAAAGACATTGGGAAATATAAATACAGCCTTGAACTGTGAAGAAGTATTGATCGCATTAAGCATCTGTGCTGCTACAAACCCCACAGCTCAGGTGGCCATGGAAAAATTAGCCATGCTAAAGGGATGCCAAGCTCACTCAACAACGATTTTAAGTTTGAATGATGAACAGATTTTTAGAAAGCTTGGGATCGATATCACCGCTGATGCTGAGTATCCAACGGAAAGTCTGTATTATATGTTATTATAG